The following are from one region of the Bacillus methanolicus MGA3 genome:
- the ccpA gene encoding catabolite control protein A, with product MNVTIYDVAREANVSMATVSRVVNGNPNVKPATRKKVMEVIERLGYRPNAVARGLASKKTTTVGVIIPDISSTFFAELTRGIEDIATMYKYNIILSNSDQNKEKELHLLNTMFGKQVDGIVFMSGNISSEHVEEFEKSPVPIVLAGSIEETEKIPSVNIDYEQAAYDVVQSFIEKGHKEIAFVIGPLHEPINKEKKLAGYKRALENYGIPFREDLIIEGDYTYDSGIEAIEKLLEMDARPTAIFVGSDEMALGVIHGAEDKGYKIPDDFEVISSDNTRLTLMVRPQLTTVVQPLYDIGAVAMRLLTKLMNKEEVSDQIVILPHRIEFRRSTK from the coding sequence ATGAATGTAACAATATACGATGTTGCAAGAGAAGCAAACGTATCAATGGCAACGGTTTCACGGGTCGTTAACGGGAACCCGAATGTTAAACCTGCCACAAGAAAGAAAGTAATGGAAGTCATTGAACGGCTTGGCTACCGCCCAAATGCTGTGGCAAGGGGATTAGCCAGTAAGAAGACGACAACAGTCGGTGTTATTATCCCTGATATTTCAAGCACTTTTTTTGCTGAGCTTACGAGAGGTATCGAAGATATTGCCACAATGTATAAATATAATATTATTTTGAGTAATTCTGACCAGAATAAAGAAAAGGAATTGCATTTGCTAAATACGATGTTTGGTAAACAGGTGGATGGAATTGTCTTTATGAGTGGAAATATTTCTTCCGAGCATGTTGAAGAGTTTGAAAAATCCCCAGTCCCAATTGTATTGGCAGGTTCAATTGAAGAAACGGAAAAAATTCCATCAGTGAATATTGACTACGAACAAGCAGCTTATGATGTTGTTCAATCTTTTATTGAAAAAGGGCATAAGGAAATTGCTTTTGTTATCGGCCCTCTTCATGAGCCAATTAATAAAGAGAAAAAGCTGGCAGGTTATAAGCGGGCACTTGAAAATTATGGAATACCATTTCGTGAAGATCTTATTATAGAAGGCGATTACACTTATGATTCGGGGATTGAAGCGATAGAAAAATTGCTTGAAATGGATGCAAGACCGACTGCAATTTTTGTCGGTTCCGATGAAATGGCACTAGGAGTCATACACGGAGCCGAGGATAAGGGCTATAAAATCCCTGATGATTTCGAAGTGATCAGTTCTGATAATACGAGATTAACTTTAATGGTAAGGCCTCAGCTTACAACGGTTGTTCAGCCATTGTATGATATTGGAGCGGTTGCTATGCGGCTTTTAACAAAGCTGATGAATAAAGAAGAGGTATCAGATCAAATTGTAATACTGCCGCACCGAATTGAAT